The Endozoicomonas sp. 4G DNA segment GGGCTGGCCGCTCTGGTTATGATCATCCCACCACTGCTCGCCGGTGCAGCCTGGACACCCTGGGCCTATAAAGCCCTGACTCTGCTGTTGATTGCCTGCCCCTGTGCGCTGGTGGTATCCATTCCCGCAGCCGTCACCTCTGCTCTGGCTTCTGCCGCCCGCTTCGGCGCACTGGTTAAAGGTGGCGCAGCCCTGGAACAACTGAGAAATATCAAGGTGTTGGCTTTTGATAAAACCGGCACCCTGACTGAAGGCAAGCCTCGCGTTACCTGTGTCGTGGGCATCAGCGAGCAGGAAGATGAAGTCCTCTCTCTGGCAGGTTCTGTAGAAATGGGCTCCAGCCATCCTTTGGCCGCTGCCATTATGAATGAAACCAAAAGCAGAAACCTGAGATGTTCAGAAGCCACGGATATTCGGGTGTTAACAGGGCGTGGGGTACAGGGCACCGTTTCAGGGAGAAACATAAAAGTCGTCGCTCCCCGTTATATTGACGACAGGGATCTTGGGGTAAACAAGTCCACCATCGAGTCTATGGAATCAGCAGGCAATACGGTGGTCGTCGTGCAAGATGAAGAAACCATCCTGGGTCTTATTGGCCTGGCCGATACCCTGCGAGACGACGCCATTGAAGCCATCAAAAAACTCAACAGTATCGGTGTTGACAGTATCATGCTGACTGGCGACAACCGTCGTACAGCCGCGGCCATTGCCGACCAACTGGGCATAGACTACCAGGCGGAGTTATTACCGGAAGATAAGGTGAAAGCCGTTCAGGACATCCAGTCGCAACATAATGGTGCTGTTGCTATGGTGGGCGACGGCATCAATGATGCCCCTGCACTAAAAACCGCTGAGCTGGGTATTGCCATGGGACGGGGCAGTGACGTGGCGCTGGAAACCGCCGATGCAGCCCTCACCCACGAGCGTCTGATCGAATTACCCCGAATGATTCAGTTATCAAAAAATACGGCAAAAATTACCCGTCAGAATATTGCCCTGGCACTGGCCGTTAATACTTTATTCCTGATGACCACCCTGTTCGGTATGACGGGTTTAATGGCGGCAGTGCTTTCAGATGCAGGCGGTACTGTTCTGGTGACGTTGAATGCACTCAGGCTTATGAGAAAGTAGTGAAAACTGGCATGGTAGTGCACGGTTTCAATGTAATTGACGGGTTCCCTCTATTAATGGCACCCAAGCTCCGTTCACCCTGAGCGGAGTCGAAGGGTGGTTGGCACGATCTTTATTGTTGGTTCGGAGTCCACATCCTTCGGCCGTACATCCTGAGCGGAGTCGAAGGGCGCTCAGGATGAACGTAGATTGTTCACATCGAACTCATTGAAGTGACGTACTACACTCCGTTACCCACTCCTTTTCCAAAAGAATCCTGGTTCTTTTGATAAACATCTGGATACATTTTTGCATATGCCCCATTAAGATCATTGGGTGATAGCTTGGATACCTTATTAAAACCCCTGGAAGTCATAACAAAAACAGAAGCTATTGAAATAGAGGCTGCAAAAATCATTAAAATAGAATCAATATTCCCCACTTTAACCATAAAGGTTGAGAAAGCTAAACCTAATGGTATGGATATTATGCAAAAGGCGAGAAATATTGATTCAAAAGAGTTTCTCATCTCCGGGGGAGTCGCTGAACACCTTATGTTGGTTGTGTTTACATTGTATATAACAACACCAAGGCCGGCTACAAATAAGCCTGCATAGATCGCCCATAAACTATTGATAAAAACAATAAGCAACAATCCCATGGATAGAAAGTTTATGCTTGCAACCGTGGTGTTTTTTACGCCAAACCACTTATTAAATTTACTGGACAAATAAGTGCTTCCGACAATCATCCCTACTCCAAACAAGGATTCAGAAATACCCAGCTCAACTGTCCCCGAATAATACTCATCAATAATTTTAATCGGCACAATGTAAGACAACAAAGGCATCAGTATAAAGTTTGATAAAGAGCAAACGAAGACTAAAACTCGTTCTGTTTTATTAAGAAACAGGATCTTCACAGAGTTTGTGGCTGCCTCTTCTTTTTCGCGTTCCTGACTTCTATCAGGTTTCACGCCGAAGAACAAAAAGAATGAAGCAACTATGGAAAAATTAATAATAATCAACGTATTATTAATATCAAATCGACTGATCACAAACCCTGAAATAGCAGCACCAAGAATCATGTTTATAGAATTAACAAACCCTCTAACCTTGAATGCTTTTTCCAGATTTTCATCTTGGTAAAGACAAGGAGCAATACTGGAGCCTATAGGTTGTATAGCAATGGCTAAAACAGAAGATATTAGATAGATAAGTCCTATCTGATAATGATTATCTATGGTTGTAAGGTTTAGCAGTGCAACGGATACAAGGGTTATTCCAGAGCATGTCAGAACGATTTTCTTTTTATCAAACCGGTCTGAAATAAAGCCAAATAAAATAAGAGTGGTAACCTGTAGCGCCCATGATGAAGATATAAACCAGCCTAACTCTACCTGTAAACCATATACGTCTATCATCGCCCATGTAAACAGCATAGCCAACGCTCTACAGGATGATGTAAACAGTACGTCTGCCACTTGATAAATATAAAAACTTTTATGCCTGATCATTTTTTTCTTCTTCCAAACCGGCCTTAACTTCGTCCAATATCATGGCTAGATTTTTATTTCAAACGAAAAGTCACCATATCCCTTGCTCAAAAGAAAGTAAACAGACAGTAGACAAAATATACGACGACAAGCCACGCAGGACAGGCCCTTCAGAGTCACAAACCGTCAATGTCATAAAATCCAAACACGCCTGTAACATTACTGAAATATTTCTCCCCTATTCTTGCAACCACTCAATTTTGAACTAACAGAAAAGTATTTTGCACAACCCACTGACAGTTAACGGCGCGGCAAAAGATTTTTCTTTGTAAACGCAAACACTCCAAGCGAGTCTCTCGGGGAGAAAAAAAGTGAAGTTACTAAAGTCTGTTGTAATGTCATCCATGCTGGTTGCAGCATCCTTTTCTGCATCAGCCAAGACCGAAGTGATCAACGGTGCGGGAGCCAGCTTCCCACATCCGATCTACGCCAAGTGGGCTGAAGAGTACCAGAAAGAAACCGGTATTCGCATCAACTACCAAGCCATCGGTTCCGGCGGCGGTATCCGTCAGATCACTGCCAAGACCGTTGACTTTGGCGCCAGTGACGCACCTATGGATATCAAAGAACTGAACAAAGAAGAGATGATCCAGTTCCCAATGGTCATGGGCGCTATCGTTCCGGTTATCAACGTACCTGGTATTGAGTCAGGCGAACTGAAACTGACCGGCGAAATCCTGGCCGACATCTACATGGGCAAAATCAAGAAGTGGAACGACGAGCGCATCACCGCTCTGAACCCAGGCATTGAGATTCCTGAGCAGGCTATTTACGTCGTTCACCGTTCAGACGGCTCCGGCACCACTTACAACTTCACTGACTACCTGAGCCAGGTAAGCCCTGAGTGGAAAGAAAAGATCGGCAGAAACACCGACATCACCTGGCCGAAAGAAGCAACCACCATCGGTGGTAACGGTAACGCCGGTGTCGCAA contains these protein-coding regions:
- a CDS encoding heavy metal translocating P-type ATPase, with amino-acid sequence MPTCSTTKSCCSAEKRVQPATSIEAATIQATSAETTSRYKWSVGGMDCASCASNIEKALATIAGVKQVRVAFATERLLVDLDQKASPETIEKTVKQLGFTLKSTHQKAVEAPLWKAHSTFILLAVLMTLAGIFMLFDSTWGSSGFLLATALGVVPFARKSLNQIRNGTWFGIETLMTVAALGALILGETIEAGLVLLLFSLGELLEGFAGRKAKAGIKSLMQLTPDTAWKLQDGERIEVPADFLVPGEQIEVLPGDRLPVDAILDSTLGCFNESALTGEAIPVNRETGEKIMAGAMAVDQPARLTVVSQPGENAIDRIVTLIEEAEERRAPVARMVDTFSAWYTPLVMGLAALVMIIPPLLAGAAWTPWAYKALTLLLIACPCALVVSIPAAVTSALASAARFGALVKGGAALEQLRNIKVLAFDKTGTLTEGKPRVTCVVGISEQEDEVLSLAGSVEMGSSHPLAAAIMNETKSRNLRCSEATDIRVLTGRGVQGTVSGRNIKVVAPRYIDDRDLGVNKSTIESMESAGNTVVVVQDEETILGLIGLADTLRDDAIEAIKKLNSIGVDSIMLTGDNRRTAAAIADQLGIDYQAELLPEDKVKAVQDIQSQHNGAVAMVGDGINDAPALKTAELGIAMGRGSDVALETADAALTHERLIELPRMIQLSKNTAKITRQNIALALAVNTLFLMTTLFGMTGLMAAVLSDAGGTVLVTLNALRLMRK
- a CDS encoding MFS transporter, whose amino-acid sequence is MIRHKSFYIYQVADVLFTSSCRALAMLFTWAMIDVYGLQVELGWFISSSWALQVTTLILFGFISDRFDKKKIVLTCSGITLVSVALLNLTTIDNHYQIGLIYLISSVLAIAIQPIGSSIAPCLYQDENLEKAFKVRGFVNSINMILGAAISGFVISRFDINNTLIIINFSIVASFFLFFGVKPDRSQEREKEEAATNSVKILFLNKTERVLVFVCSLSNFILMPLLSYIVPIKIIDEYYSGTVELGISESLFGVGMIVGSTYLSSKFNKWFGVKNTTVASINFLSMGLLLIVFINSLWAIYAGLFVAGLGVVIYNVNTTNIRCSATPPEMRNSFESIFLAFCIISIPLGLAFSTFMVKVGNIDSILMIFAASISIASVFVMTSRGFNKVSKLSPNDLNGAYAKMYPDVYQKNQDSFGKGVGNGV
- the pstS gene encoding phosphate ABC transporter substrate-binding protein PstS, producing the protein MKLLKSVVMSSMLVAASFSASAKTEVINGAGASFPHPIYAKWAEEYQKETGIRINYQAIGSGGGIRQITAKTVDFGASDAPMDIKELNKEEMIQFPMVMGAIVPVINVPGIESGELKLTGEILADIYMGKIKKWNDERITALNPGIEIPEQAIYVVHRSDGSGTTYNFTDYLSQVSPEWKEKIGRNTDITWPKEATTIGGNGNAGVANFVGRTRGAIGYVEYAYAKQNDLTYTQLDSAEGKFLQPSMETFQAAAANADWKNAPGFELLLNNQPGADSWPMTAATFILMHKDQVNAEKAEQIIDFFEWSYEKGDELAADLDYIPMPETVVNMVENVWKEDLTSNGQTIIE